One Lepus europaeus isolate LE1 chromosome 4, mLepTim1.pri, whole genome shotgun sequence genomic window, GCCTCACAGGTGACGGAGCTGGGCTCCAGACCATGAATGGGTCATGGCTAGTGCCATATAATCAGGTAAGGCCACAGCAAATAAGAATAAAGGAAGAACAAAGGAGAGGTGGGACAGGGGATCAGGATGATCAGTTCTGTTGTTATGGATACTTGGGAAGAACATATTTGCATTTGAAACCATCGTCCACAAAAAGGGTCCAGATGGGCCAAGAAAATAATTTGTCAATTAGCGTGAAAATGTGGGAATACAGGAAAAATGAATCACATTGGGGCTGCGGGTGCAGGGttgttagttttttgtttttttttttttttttttttttctgccaaaggaaTGAGAGCTCTTGTCACTGGGCAAAGCCTTCCCGGACTGGTCACGGAGAGCACCGTGCGTGCGTACAGATGCCTGCTGGTTGCCATGGTGAATGATGCTGATCTGCAGAGATGAATAACGTGAGCGTTGGGGGCGACAGTGGGATTACTCAGTGGTGAGAGAGACATCGAGGAGAGCCCAgagtggaggagggagaagggaccaTTCCCTCTGCTTTGGTCCACCCGGCCTCGGAGGGCAGAGCTCCCACCAGATACACTGCAAGCAGCAGGTAAGAGACACAGAGGCTCTTCTTGGCAATGAACATGGAGCTGTTTCTCCTTCTACGTTCTGCCTAGGCAAGGGCCAGCTGATGATCAATGGTTAGCTGAAAATCAGGGGAGGGTGCTTAGGCACAGAGGAAGGAAACTACGTAAGGGAGATGCACTTGGTCTGAAAAGCTGAGGATGCTACTAGCTCCTTGCAGGAAGCTCTTCAAAATGTCTGCTGTAGGGAATCCAGTCCGCAAAGACAGCCAGCAGCAGCTGTGAGGCAGAGGGAAGCGGAGAGATGGTGCGCCACAGGAACGGGCTGCTGATTAGACCCGCTGGAGGGCTGACAGAGGTGGCTGCCCGTGCAGTGTCAGTGATGGATAAGCTCTTTTCACTGTGGTCGGAAGGATGTTTGCGGGGATGCGCGGGAAGGGCAGGAGGTAAACACTCAGTCTCCTACGCAGTGGCCTTCCCTGGGAGGGCCAGGCacagctggctcccagctctccTTCTCCAGGCTCCGGGAAGAAATAAAGGGGAAGGCGCCATTCCCTTTCCTAGCATTTTAACTCACGGTCATCCCGAGAGAAGGGAAACACGGACTAGAAAGCTACAAGCCGCAGTCCACTTCTCTGCAGCTCCCCACCACCCCCGCCACAGGAACACCGGCACACAAATGGGATCTGGGAGGACCTGGGGGCAGAGAAAGGCAGGTGGTAACAGGAATCTGTGTGGCTTAATACCTAGTTGGGGTTAAAAATCGAATTGACCATTTGTTGCTATGCCACCGCCTTCTAAAATGAAAGCTTCAGTGTTCCATGTCTGTGAACATGCACAGGTGAGGCAGAGCTGTCCCTGGGTTTCTGAGCAGGGGAGGTTCAGTGGAGAGGAACTGTGCCTCTCACAGTTAAAGACAAACTAGAAAACATGAAGCCGGCTCTCCCTTACAAGTGAGAGGGCTGGCAATCTGGAAGGGGCACATACAATggtctgaaaaaacaaaaaaaacaacaacaaaaaaaacaaaaacccagcagctggggcttaGTGTGTGCACTTCACCACATTCTGTTACTACACTCAGCAGCCTGGTGTCTGGACATGCAGTGGTTCAACAGCTTTGTGTTTaacctcagtttgctcatctgtaaaatggtgatcTGGCTGAAAGGACGTGTGGAGAGTAAAGGAAATGTGTTACTGTACGGGAAGCACCCAGCATGGCCTGTGACGCAGCAACCACTCACTCACTGTGTGGTTCTCATCATTGCTAATATTCACAGCATCAGGATTATCATGTAATAGTAGTTGTGCTAGTACTAGCAGCTGAGCAGCTATGGAACTAATTTCCTAGGgctttgaaaacaaaacaggccagcactgcggctcgctaggctaatctagtcccagttggggcaccggttctgtcctggctgctcctcttccagtccagctctctgctgtggcccaggaaggcagtggaagatggcccaagtgcttgggccctgcacctgcatgggagaccaggaggaagcacctggctcctggcttcggatcagtgtagcgccagccgtagcagccatttgggggtgcaccaatggaaggaagacctttctatctctctctctctctctctcactgtctaactctgcctgtcaaaaagaaaaacaaaacaaaaccaactgcCAACGAATGACAAAGCAAATCTCTATTCCGTGGACAAAAGAATTgggaaggataaaaaaaaaaaaaggcagtggcaAGAATGTTCTAGAACTGGGCTCAGAGTATTTGGAGCAGAAGCAGCTGGGCAACAAGGGTGATTACAGATGAAGCAATTGAGTGAGGGGAGGTCACGGACCTATGCTGACTAAGGTGGGGCCTCTGAGGTCTTATGGATAGTACATGTGCTTTGTTCTCCCCAAGGGAGAGTAGTGTTGTATGTAATGGATCTCAGCCAGGTGGACAGAGCTGGGGTTCTGTGGGTGCACATTTTATGAAGCCTGAGGGCCACCAGCTGTGGCATAAGACAACTGCAATGCGAATTTATCTGCCACTTCCTTGCTATGCTTAGCTAAGTCAAGTCACCTCTTGTCTCCATGTATTTGTCTATAAAATGAGGGCCATGTTAGTGCCTGTCTCAAGTGCTCAAAAAGTGCTAACTATGACTGTGATACAGAACCATGGGGAAGTGACCCTTGACTGCGATTCTGGTTCCAGAATCAGGATGAACATCGAGGTCGGGAACGTTTCCTGTACGGGAGCCATCATCTCCTGGTCGTCCTCAGAGCCGTGCCTGGAGGACTACTACCATGTCATGTACAGGCCCAACTGGAACAGCATCTTCTCTGGCTATCTTCGCTACAGCTTCCACCATGAGGAGAAGGTGCCTCGAACCATCAGCTCCGTGGTGCTGGAGCACCTGGCCCCTTCCACTCTGTACTTCCTGTGCATCAGCTGTAAGAAGGCCACCTTCCCCTACAGGCATTACTGCACCATGTTCCACACCCTGGAGAAGAGTCCGCTGGCTGCTGGAAGCTCGCTGGTGGACCCCCAGATTTCCCTCTGGGTGCTGATGTCCATTCTGCTGGCTTGCTTCACGGCTGTCTTGGCCTT contains:
- the FNDC9 gene encoding fibronectin type III domain-containing protein 9, which gives rise to MNIEVGNVSCTGAIISWSSSEPCLEDYYHVMYRPNWNSIFSGYLRYSFHHEEKVPRTISSVVLEHLAPSTLYFLCISCKKATFPYRHYCTMFHTLEKSPLAAGSSLVDPQISLWVLMSILLACFTAVLAFICLQFWCIRCHEPRWSYRAGHMEEANGLVRWPEEAPALGQREDDLQGLPLVELPRKNSGAGADPEAAANQDGPLDGGDLRGEGGDQHAVPPGCGE